AAAAGCGTGACGGCAAAGCCTTTGACCATGCTGGCGCCAAAATTGGAACCGAACCAATAGAGAATCGCGCACGTGATCAAGGTGGAGAGGTTGGAATCACGAATAGAAGTCCAGGCACGGTCGAAACCACCCTGAATAGCAGAGCCGAACCGCTTTCCTTGGCGAAGTTCTTCCTTCATGCGCTCAAAAATCAGAATATTGGCATCTACCGCAGTGCCTATAGAGAATAGAAAGCCTGCGACACCGGGCAAAGTCAGTGTCACGGGAATCAGCTTGAACAGGCTGAATGTAACTAGTGCATAGATAATCAACGCTGTATCCGCTACTAAGCCGTGCAGGCGATAGTACACTAGCATAAACAACAGGACGATGATGACCCCAATAATGCCTGCGCGAGTGCTTTTGGCAACAGAATCCTGGCCCAGCGTAGGGCCTACGGTACGGTTTTGGATGACCTTCAGTGGTACAGGTAATGCACCATATCGCAACTGGATAACGATACTGCGTGCCTCGGAGAGCTTAAAGTCCCCCGTGATGCGGCCTGAGCCTTCGGTGATGGCGCTTTCGATGCGCGGGCAGGAGATGATGACCCCGTCCATTGCAATGGCTAAGTAACGTCCAATGTTGGCTGCAGTGTGCTCGGCAAAGATTTTTGCCCCTTCTTCGGTTAGGGTGAAGTTGATCTGTGGCCGGCCGTATTCATCCTGTCCAACCTGTGCCGTCTTCAAGTGTCTTCCAGTGATCACCGTGCGGAAGATGCGCGGGCGCGGAGTGGGTGAAGGCGTGG
This DNA window, taken from Chloroflexota bacterium, encodes the following:
- the secD gene encoding protein translocase subunit SecD is translated as MQQRDMTLLMLIIIVTGITIWIVWPNNPGLHIHFGPIHFDRDIKVHRGLDLQGGVQVVLEADLPSGQQVDADAMAAVKGIIDNRVNGLGVVEPLVQLAGSNRIVVELPGIQDPELAISTLRQTGLLEFIDAGNTFLPPGLEVQTSFRESGEFGIPTPTPEPTATATALATETATPTPALTPTEVVSPTVTAEATPSPTPRPRIFRTVITGRHLKTAQVGQDEYGRPQINFTLTEEGAKIFAEHTAANIGRYLAIAMDGVIISCPRIESAITEGSGRITGDFKLSEARSIVIQLRYGALPVPLKVIQNRTVGPTLGQDSVAKSTRAGIIGVIIVLLFMLVYYRLHGLVADTALIIYALVTFSLFKLIPVTLTLPGVAGFLFSIGTAVDANILIFERMKEELRQGKRFGSAIQGGFDRAWTSIRDSNLSTLITCAILYWFGSNFGASMVKGFAVTL